AGGACCAGAGTATGAACCCACCCCAGGCGAGGCTGGCCAGGGCGGCGGCGGCGCGTACGGCGGCGTGCAGGAACAACCGGCGAGAAGTAACCGCCACCGCCGGCGCGGCCACGCAGAGGGTCATAAGGAACATGCCGAGCAGCGTGCCAGCACCGAACAGGAGCAGCCAGAGCACGGCACCGCCCGGGTCCGGTGACGCCTGCAGGGCCATCACGGCCGCCGCCCCGCTGCCCCCGAGCCCGTGCGCCACCCCGAAGGCGAAGGTGACGCGCTGGCGGTTCTGCCCCATCCGGAACGGGTGCCGGTGGCCGGGCCGGTGGAAGTGGCCATGGGTGATCTCCTCGTGCCGGTGGGTGGCGAAGTGCACGCCGCTGCGGGCCAGGCGCCGCAAGGTAACCAGCCCCAGGACGATCAGGAGCACACCCACGCCCGCCTCCGTGAGATGTTCGAAGCGCGCCGGGAGTTGCAGGCGGAAGACCACCAGCGGCAGCCCCACGGTCGCCACGGGAAGGAGGTGCCCCATCCCCCAGACGAATCCGAGCCAGGCCGCCGGTCGCAGGCGCCGTTCTTCGGCGGCCAGGGTTGATACGGCCACCACATGGTCTGGCTCCAGGGCATGGCGCACCCCGAGGAATAGCGCCAGGCCCAGCAACGCCCAGCCGTCCATCACGATACCTCCTTATGGGCCCGCACCTGCGCGCACTTCGCGATGCGCCTCAGCGGGCCGGGACGGCCCGGCCGCCGGCGGCAGGACTCGCGTCCGCGGTCGCTCATTTCAGCCACCCACCGCCTGGCGGAGGTAGACATGATGGTAGTAGGCGGCGCACGCCCCTTCCGACGACACCATCAACGCGCCGACCGGGTGCTCCGGCGTGCACTCCTTGCCGAAGAGCTTGCACTGATGGGGTTTAAGGACGCCCTTTAGCACCTCGCCGCACTGGGCCGCCTTGGGATCGGTGACGCGCACGCCCTGTACACCGAAGCGGACTTCGGCGTCCCATTCGGCGAACTCCGGCCGCAGCTTGAGGGCCGACTGGGAGATGAACCCCAGGCCGCGCCACTCGAAGAAGGGGCGCACCTCAAACACCTCGGCCATGGCCTGCAGCGCCGCCCGGTTGCCCTCCCAGGGCACGGCGCGGGCGTACTGGTTCTCCACCTCGGCCCGGCCCTCACGCAGTTGCCGGAGCAGCATGAGGATGGATTGTAGCAAGTCAAGGGGCTCGAAGCCCGAGATGACCACGGGCTTGCCGTACTGCTTGGGAATGAACTCGTAGGGCCGGGCACCGATGACAGTGGATACGTGGCCCGGCCCGATGAAACCATCCAGGCGCATGTCGGGAGACTCCAGGATGGCGCGGATGGCCGGCAGGATAAGGACGTGGTTCGAAAAGACGGTAAGGTTGCGCACGCCCAGTGACCGGGCCCGGAGCAGGGTCAGGGCCGTCGACGGGGCCGTAGTCTCGAAGCCGATGGCGAAAAAGACTACCTGGCGATCGGGGTTGTCCAGCGCCAGCTTGAGCGCGTCAAGGGGCGAGTACACCATGCGGATGTCGGCTCCGCGGGCTTTCAACTCCAGGGGCGTCCCCCGCCGGCCGGGCACCCGCATAACGTCCCCGAAAGCGGTGAAGATGACCTCCGGCCGCTCGGCGATGGCGAGCCCGTCGTCCATCCGCCCCATGGGCAGCACGCAAACGGGGCAGCCCGGCCCGTGGACCAGCTCGATGTTGTCGGGCAGCAGGTTCTGCAACCCGAAACGGTAGATGGAGAAGGTGTGCCCGCCGCAGACCTCCATGATGCGATAGTGGCGATTGGGGTCCACAATGCGGCGAATCTCATCCGCCGTCTTCCGGATCAGCTCCGGGTCACGAAACTCGTCGACGTACTTCACCGGTCCCCCTCCACCTTCCCCTCCGGCTTGCTGGCGCGCCCGATGGCGATCCCGGCGTGGACCAGGAGGATGTCACCCGCGCGGGAGTCCGGGACGAAGTCGACGGCCACGGTCTCCCGACGGCCCGCTTCATCCTCGACAAGGGCCTCGGCGCCGCACACCTCCACCACCCGTACCGGCACCGCCACGTCGCCGCAGGTGATGCAGGTGCCCGCCTCCCCCGGGGTGCACACGTCCGGCGGCCTCCCGTTGGTCTCCACCGTCATGAGGCCCCCGCTCCTTGCCCGGCCGCACCGGGCGCAGGGCCGCCCGTGCCGCCGAAGGCGTAGCCCCGGACCTCCTGCAGGGCTTCCTCGGCCTCGCCCAGCATGGCCAGGAGGCGCAACTGGTCCCGGGCCTGTTCCTCGCTGATCTTGCTCATGGCAAAGCCCACGTGGATCAGTACCCAGTCATCAGGTTGCAGCCCCTCCTGCCGCAGCAGGTCCACGTTGATCTTGCGCCGTACCCCCGACACGTCCACCACGGCGTAGTGGGGCTCGTCCTCCAGCAGCTGGACGATCCGCCCCGGAATCGCCAGGCACATGGCCGCTCTCCCTCTCCTTTCCCCGTGTTTCCTCGTCTTTCCCCGTTGTCGCCGCCCCCGTCCTCGCCCGTTTCCGCCGTCACCCGGCTCCCCCTCCCCCGGGGACGGGGTAATCCCGTCAACAGGTGGCGCCCTCCTCACACGCAGCCAGCCGCCAGAGCACGACCCGGTTGTTGCCGGAGTCGGCGATGGCCAGCAGGTCACCGTGGCCCCAGAGGCCGTAAGGCCAGCAGAGCGTGTCCCGGCCCACCACCTGCCAGCGGTTCTCGCCCGAGCCTTCGAAATCGGCCTGCCCGATGACGTGGGTCGCGGCAAGGTACGCGCCCCGCCGCGGGGGGCCGGGGAAGAGGAGCACCCGGTTGTTGGCGGTGTCGGCCACCGCTAGGTACCCGGCGCACAGGGCCACGCCGTAAGGAAACCGGAGGCGGCGCGGCCCCTGGGGGATGTCCGGGAGTTCGAAGGCCCGGTCGAAATCTTCCTGGCCCAGGACCAGGTTCGCCGCGCGATCCGCCACCGGCGGCGGTGTGAACCCCAGCACCCGGTGATTGCCGGCGTCGGCCACATAGAGAGTGATACCGTCGCCGGCCAGGGCATGGGGCCACCGGAAGCTATCCGGGCCCACGCCCCGGCCCCGGTTCTCCTCGCCGCTAGCCGCATCAGGCTGGCCGAGCACGAGGTCCGGGGGCCGCAGGCCCTCGGGAATTGCCCGCCATCCCAACACGCGGCGATTTCCAGTGTCGGCCACGTAGAACCACCCATCGACGAAGGCGAACCCGTAGGGCCAACGCAATCCCGAGGCCGGCGTCGCGCCACCGCCGTTGGGAGCGGTACCGTCCAAGTCGGATTGGCCGATCACCGCGTCCGGCGGGCACCCGCTGTCTTCGGGCAGGCCGTCCCATACCAGGAGGCGGTGATGCCATGCGTCGGCCACCACCAGGCAGCCTTCCACCACCGCCACGGCCGTGGGAAGGTGGAGCAGGCCGGGCCCCTCCGTTTCGAAATCCCCGTGCCCCAGCACCACGTCCGCGGGCTGGTGGTCGACCTCCGGCAGGTCGTGCCAGATGAGGACCCGGTGATTGCCGGTGTCCGCCACGACCAGCACCCGGTCGTCCAGGTACACGCCCCGGGGAGCGTAGAGGGCCACCCTGCTGGGGCGGGCCGGCGGCAGGGCAAGGCCGCCCGGCGCCGGCGCTCCCAACCAGCACACGGGCTCCGCCGTCAGTGCGGGCGCACCCATACCCGCTGCCCCTCCACCCGCACCGGGAACGGTTCCAACTGCACGTGGGGAGCGGTCAGGCACTCTCCCGTCGTCAGGTCGAAGCGGAAACCGTGCCACGGGCACGTGATCACGGTCCCGTCCACGGTGCCCTCCTCCAGGGGCATGCCCATGTGGGGACACTGGTTGCGGAAGGCCATGACCCGGGACCCCAGGCGCACCAGCAGCACGTCGTGCTCGCCCGCCCGGAACCGGACGGGCTTGCCCTCCGCCAGGTTCGTCACCGGCGGCCCTTCCACCCATCCCTTCTCTTCGAGCACCCCGGACTGCGGCCCCACGAAGCCCGCCACCGGCTCGGCTCCCACCACCACGATCTCCCGGACCTCGGGTACCCGGGCCTTGACAACTTCCTCCACCCCGTCTCGCAGGGTCCGGGCAGAGAGGGAGCAGCCGGCACACGCACCGTGTAGCCGGACGTAAACGACATCGCCCTCCACCTTGACCAGGTCCACATCGCCGCCGTGAGAGCGCATGTACGGGCGCACCTCTTCCAGGGCGGCGGCCACCCGCGCCGTCAGGTCGGGCCGCACGATGCCGTGCAAGTGGAACAGGGCGTAGATCGCCGGATCTTCCACAACCCGGAAGAGCAGCTCCTTGCCGGCCTCCGTGGCCCGCAACACCCGAACGAGCCGGCGGAGGGCGTGCCGGTGAAAGGCCTCGATGGCTTCCTTGAGCTCCATCGCCTTCTGGCGGGCCTCGTCCGGCAACTCCCGGATGGCCGCCAGGGCACGGTCGACGGCAGCGGCCAGGGACTCGAAGTCGCCTTCGGCAGAGCCGTGTCCGGCCGCGCCTTGCCCAATGCTGTCTTCCCTGCGCGTCTGCTGCTGGGGGAGCGCGATGGTCAATCACCCCCGAAAGCCAGCCCTCGTTCGAGGACTTCTTCGGTCTTTGTCTGGAGGAGGTTCTCGAAGACCCTCCTGGCCATGTACTGGAGAATCTCGCCGACGCTTGCCCCGATGGGAAGGTCTTCCTCGCCGTCCCAACGCCGGTCAGCCAGCGCTTGGAGCACCAGACACGCCCCGCCCGGCGTGTCCAGCAGGCAGTCCCGGAAGAAGGCTTCGACGAACCGTCCCAGCCAGATCCCCTCCCCATGGGGATCGGCGCGCAACCGTTGCAGGGCGGGAGCCACGCCCCCGTTGCGCTGGATGATGCGCTCGCTGAAACGGTCGACGGCCATGGCCAGAAGCATGTCCACGTACTGGCGTTCATGGGGTTCCACGGGTCATCCCACCCCCTTCTTCCGCGGGTGCCGGCGTGGCCTGCCGCCTCCGCAACCGCCCGATGTCCTCCAGGACCGCCTCCACGGCCGCGGCCGCCCCGGTGTCCCCGTGCTCCTGGAACAGGCGGCGTGCCTCCTGCAGGCGCGGCTCCGCCTGGGCCAGGTGGCCCAGATGAGCCAGCGCGTTCCCCTGGTTGGCCAGCACCCGGGCATAACCCAGGGGGTCTTCCCCGGGCCGCCGCACGGCCAGGACCTGGTCGTAGAGCGCCACCGCCTCCCGCAGGTTGTTTGCCGGATGGGCGCTCGGCACGTGCTGCAGGGCGTTGGCCAGGTTCAGGGTCGCGCTTGCCCAGAGCTCGGGATGGGTGTCCCGCTGAAACACCCGCAGTGCCTCCCGCAGGGCCTGCACGGCTACTGCCGCGCGCAAGCGTGCCGCGCGGTCCTCCGGCGGCATCGCCAGGTAGGCCAGGGCGAGGTTCATCTGGGCCATGGCGTAGGCCTCCGGGTGGGTGTCCCGCCGGAAGACCTTGAGCGCCTCCTGGTAGCATCGGGCCGCTTCCAGCAACGGTCCCTTCCTGCCGCCGGCCAGCCCCTGGTAGGCGGAACCCAATTGGAACCAGAGTTCCGCCCTGACCTCGGGGAAGTCGGAATCCTCCAAGAGCCGGATCGCCCTGCGATAGCCCTCAATGGCCTCGTCCTCCCGGCCCGCCTCCACGTGGCACAATGCCGCCCACTCGGCATAGAGGCGTGCCGCCAGCACGGGCGAGACCTCCTCCGCGGCGCCCGCCGCCGTCCGGAGCCGCTCCAGCCCGGCGGCCCGGTCGCCCCGCTGCAGGGCGGCGTAGGCCTGGGTGGCCAGGAGGAAGGCCGCCAGCTCGCCGTCGGCGCCCTCGGGATCGGGCGGCGCGGGGCACAGCCCCACCCGCCAGGCCACGGCGTCCAGTAGAGGCAGCCACTCCGGACCCAGACGCTCCCCGGCCCAGGCGTAGACCTCCGGTTCCGGCCGGAGGACGAACCGGTTGAAGATGCCTTCCGGGCCTTCCGGCAGCCGCCGGATTAGGGCGTCGCCGTCCTCACCCGCCAGGGCCCGGGCGAAGAACTCCCACCCGGCGGGCCACGGCTGGGGCAGCCACCCCCGCAGCATCCCGGCCACCAGTTCCTCGCCCCGCGGAACGGGAGGCAGGACCAGCAGCCCCGCCACCCCCGGGAAAACGCCGATGGGCTGCGGTCGCAACACGGACCCGTCCCACCTTCCTCACGGCAGGCTAGCGGCGGGGAGGCTGGGCGCCGGCAACGCGGCCCGCGGCCGGTTTCACCGGCGTCCCGCTCCCCGGCTCGCGTCCGGCGAGGGGAATGCGCAGGGCCCCCGCCTCGTCGTCCCAGAAAGCCTGCCGCGGCCCGGGCGGCGTCCCTTCCGGCAGGAACTCCCGGACCAGGACGCTGCGGTCACCGCGGGCATTGCGCCACTTCAAGAGCAGCCCGCCGGCTCCCGGATGGCTGACCGGCAGGAGCCACAACTCCCCCCGCCTCACCAGGACAATGGCCGTGCCCGCCGGAAACCTGCCGGCCGCCTCCGCCGGCAGGTGGAGATACCCGCCGTCCGTGATCTCAACCCACACGCTCATCTCTCCCGAGGCGCCGCACGAGATCGGCCGCCAGGCGTTCCATGGCCTCCTGGACCGCCGGGGAGAGCCCCATCCCGGGCTCGAGGCTCGCCGCTTCGATGAGGAACACCGTCACCTTCCGCGGGAAGCGGTCTTTCAGCAGCCACCGCCCGAAGGCGATGGCGTGGTCCCACCGGAAGTCGTGCAAGTTGATGGCCGTGAGCGGCGGTGTTTCCACTTCCTCGCCC
This is a stretch of genomic DNA from Thermaerobacter sp. PB12/4term. It encodes these proteins:
- the hypD gene encoding hydrogenase formation protein HypD; the protein is MKYVDEFRDPELIRKTADEIRRIVDPNRHYRIMEVCGGHTFSIYRFGLQNLLPDNIELVHGPGCPVCVLPMGRMDDGLAIAERPEVIFTAFGDVMRVPGRRGTPLELKARGADIRMVYSPLDALKLALDNPDRQVVFFAIGFETTAPSTALTLLRARSLGVRNLTVFSNHVLILPAIRAILESPDMRLDGFIGPGHVSTVIGARPYEFIPKQYGKPVVISGFEPLDLLQSILMLLRQLREGRAEVENQYARAVPWEGNRAALQAMAEVFEVRPFFEWRGLGFISQSALKLRPEFAEWDAEVRFGVQGVRVTDPKAAQCGEVLKGVLKPHQCKLFGKECTPEHPVGALMVSSEGACAAYYHHVYLRQAVGG
- a CDS encoding HypC/HybG/HupF family hydrogenase formation chaperone — translated: MTVETNGRPPDVCTPGEAGTCITCGDVAVPVRVVEVCGAEALVEDEAGRRETVAVDFVPDSRAGDILLVHAGIAIGRASKPEGKVEGDR
- a CDS encoding HypC/HybG/HupF family hydrogenase formation chaperone; the protein is MCLAIPGRIVQLLEDEPHYAVVDVSGVRRKINVDLLRQEGLQPDDWVLIHVGFAMSKISEEQARDQLRLLAMLGEAEEALQEVRGYAFGGTGGPAPGAAGQGAGAS
- a CDS encoding NHL repeat-containing protein translates to MGAPALTAEPVCWLGAPAPGGLALPPARPSRVALYAPRGVYLDDRVLVVADTGNHRVLIWHDLPEVDHQPADVVLGHGDFETEGPGLLHLPTAVAVVEGCLVVADAWHHRLLVWDGLPEDSGCPPDAVIGQSDLDGTAPNGGGATPASGLRWPYGFAFVDGWFYVADTGNRRVLGWRAIPEGLRPPDLVLGQPDAASGEENRGRGVGPDSFRWPHALAGDGITLYVADAGNHRVLGFTPPPVADRAANLVLGQEDFDRAFELPDIPQGPRRLRFPYGVALCAGYLAVADTANNRVLLFPGPPRRGAYLAATHVIGQADFEGSGENRWQVVGRDTLCWPYGLWGHGDLLAIADSGNNRVVLWRLAACEEGATC
- a CDS encoding NifU family protein encodes the protein MTIALPQQQTRREDSIGQGAAGHGSAEGDFESLAAAVDRALAAIRELPDEARQKAMELKEAIEAFHRHALRRLVRVLRATEAGKELLFRVVEDPAIYALFHLHGIVRPDLTARVAAALEEVRPYMRSHGGDVDLVKVEGDVVYVRLHGACAGCSLSARTLRDGVEEVVKARVPEVREIVVVGAEPVAGFVGPQSGVLEEKGWVEGPPVTNLAEGKPVRFRAGEHDVLLVRLGSRVMAFRNQCPHMGMPLEEGTVDGTVITCPWHGFRFDLTTGECLTAPHVQLEPFPVRVEGQRVWVRPH
- a CDS encoding tetratricopeptide repeat protein — protein: MLRPQPIGVFPGVAGLLVLPPVPRGEELVAGMLRGWLPQPWPAGWEFFARALAGEDGDALIRRLPEGPEGIFNRFVLRPEPEVYAWAGERLGPEWLPLLDAVAWRVGLCPAPPDPEGADGELAAFLLATQAYAALQRGDRAAGLERLRTAAGAAEEVSPVLAARLYAEWAALCHVEAGREDEAIEGYRRAIRLLEDSDFPEVRAELWFQLGSAYQGLAGGRKGPLLEAARCYQEALKVFRRDTHPEAYAMAQMNLALAYLAMPPEDRAARLRAAVAVQALREALRVFQRDTHPELWASATLNLANALQHVPSAHPANNLREAVALYDQVLAVRRPGEDPLGYARVLANQGNALAHLGHLAQAEPRLQEARRLFQEHGDTGAAAAVEAVLEDIGRLRRRQATPAPAEEGGGMTRGTP
- a CDS encoding hydrogenase maturation protease — protein: MTVIIGCGNLLRSDDGVGPLLIRRLWELGPPPGVRLADGGTAGMDVAFQIDGATELIIVDACRTGAPPGTIFEVPGEEVETPPLTAINLHDFRWDHAIAFGRWLLKDRFPRKVTVFLIEAASLEPGMGLSPAVQEAMERLAADLVRRLGRDERVG